The proteins below are encoded in one region of Reichenbachiella sp. 5M10:
- a CDS encoding sulfite exporter TauE/SafE family protein encodes MEYYHYLLVFGVGLLCGFINVVAGGGSLLTLPVLIFMGLPPSVANGTNRVGIFMQNIFAVRGFSSKGVSAFPFAIWLSISSLIGAVIGAKVAIDIEEELFNQILAVVMVVVLLMTIFGTAKPRENLEEDMSLSKRITSIVLFFFIGIYGGFIHAGIGFIIMATLSMVNKMKLVKVNSIKVFVALVYTFFSLVVFVWEGQIDWIIGLTLGCGTAIGGWAASQWSVAKGDKWIRYFLIVAVSGMAIKLWFF; translated from the coding sequence ATGGAGTATTATCACTATCTACTAGTGTTTGGAGTAGGGTTGTTGTGTGGGTTTATCAATGTCGTGGCAGGAGGAGGATCGCTGCTGACATTACCTGTGCTGATCTTTATGGGGCTGCCTCCCTCAGTTGCCAATGGAACCAATCGTGTCGGCATATTCATGCAAAATATCTTCGCTGTACGCGGTTTTTCGAGCAAGGGCGTCTCTGCCTTTCCTTTTGCGATATGGCTCTCGATTAGTTCACTGATCGGTGCAGTGATCGGTGCAAAAGTTGCCATCGATATCGAGGAAGAGTTGTTTAACCAAATCCTCGCGGTGGTGATGGTTGTGGTTTTGTTGATGACGATATTCGGTACGGCCAAACCACGTGAGAACCTAGAGGAAGACATGTCTCTGTCCAAGCGAATCACCAGTATCGTACTCTTCTTTTTTATCGGAATCTACGGTGGATTCATTCATGCGGGGATAGGATTTATCATCATGGCTACCCTGAGTATGGTCAACAAGATGAAGCTGGTCAAGGTCAATAGCATCAAGGTTTTCGTGGCACTCGTGTACACCTTCTTTTCATTGGTGGTATTCGTGTGGGAAGGTCAGATTGACTGGATCATCGGGTTGACACTGGGTTGTGGGACTGCCATCGGTGGTTGGGCTGCCAGCCAATGGAGTGTCGCCAAAGGAGACAAATGGATTCGCTACTTCCTCATCGTAGCAGTATCGGGCATGGCCATCAAACTTTGGTTTTTTTAG
- the folK gene encoding 2-amino-4-hydroxy-6-hydroxymethyldihydropteridine diphosphokinase, with amino-acid sequence MSVCFLLLGTNMGEKETNLQQAFGRISNEIGQVITASSIYRTSAWGKEDQEDFLNQVLKVETDCVPVEVLRLCLTIEKELGRVRYERWGTRLIDIDVLYYDKEVINQSNLVIPHPQIQNRRFTLVPLVEIARDFVHPVLGKSQLDLLEECKDVLEVKSV; translated from the coding sequence ATGAGTGTTTGCTTCCTGCTGTTAGGTACCAATATGGGCGAAAAGGAAACCAATTTGCAACAAGCATTTGGTCGTATTAGTAACGAAATCGGACAGGTTATTACAGCTTCGTCGATTTATCGTACGTCGGCTTGGGGCAAGGAGGATCAGGAGGATTTTCTCAATCAGGTGCTAAAGGTGGAGACGGATTGTGTACCGGTAGAGGTCCTGCGTCTCTGTCTTACGATCGAAAAAGAACTCGGACGTGTCCGCTACGAACGATGGGGGACTAGGCTCATAGATATCGATGTGTTGTACTACGACAAGGAGGTGATCAACCAAAGCAATCTGGTGATTCCTCACCCTCAGATCCAAAACAGACGATTTACTTTGGTGCCTTTGGTAGAGATAGCACGTGATTTTGTCCATCCCGTGTTGGGCAAGTCCCAACTGGATCTTTTGGAAGAGTGCAAAGATGTATTAGAAGTCAAATCAGTATAA
- a CDS encoding Kazal-type serine protease inhibitor, which produces MKKYAMMILIWGTIVACRDESSDCEEATVLDVACMCTYEYNPVCGCNNKTYGNDCAALCVGITDFAPGACEE; this is translated from the coding sequence ATGAAGAAATATGCGATGATGATACTGATCTGGGGTACAATAGTAGCCTGTCGGGACGAAAGTTCAGATTGTGAAGAAGCGACCGTGCTAGATGTAGCTTGTATGTGTACCTATGAGTACAACCCTGTCTGTGGCTGCAACAACAAGACCTATGGCAATGACTGTGCAGCACTATGTGTGGGGATCACGGATTTTGCGCCAGGGGCCTGCGAGGAGTAG
- the sppA gene encoding signal peptide peptidase SppA produces the protein MTFLKSVFSTLVGLLIFSFVIGFFFFVTIAGLIAISSDEAPEITPNSVLTLNLSGFIHERVAEDPFKDLFPESADNKLALLETIETIARAKTDDNIKGIYLRHGGISGGYSALHEIRAALEDFKSSGKFIYSYAEYMPEANYYVASVADEIYLNPAGGMEFNGLSANVSFFKGLLDKLDIEAQIFRVGTYKSAVEPFFRKDLSEANREQMTSFINDIYDNYLLNVSETRGIALDKLRGISDQMLAREPEDALELGLITAVDYENGIKDKMREALGLEKDEDIQSINLQAYAKSNSPTYSSNKVAVIVAEGEIVSGKGDTETVGSDKFVKAIRDARKSDRVKAVVIRINSPGGSALASDVMWNEIMLTKAVKPVIASMSTVAASGGYYMAMPCDTIVAQPMTITGSIGIFGMIPNMGGFLENKLGITNDGVSTGEFSNLYRVSSALNEGEKAIIQNMVESGYESFTSKAAQGRNMSIDDLKAVASGRVWTGAQAKENGLVDVLGSYNDAVELAANAANLDGDYMISYYPALKTKWEELLGSMANEAEARIMKNKYGTMAEYVEKVKELESYKGIQARMPFEIEIK, from the coding sequence ATGACTTTTTTAAAATCTGTATTCTCCACGCTCGTCGGGCTGCTTATTTTCAGCTTTGTGATCGGCTTTTTCTTCTTTGTCACCATTGCAGGCCTCATCGCGATCAGCTCTGACGAAGCGCCCGAAATCACCCCTAACTCCGTCTTGACACTGAACCTCAGTGGATTCATCCACGAGCGCGTGGCGGAGGACCCATTCAAGGATCTATTTCCTGAATCTGCTGACAACAAACTCGCGCTACTCGAAACCATCGAGACCATCGCTCGTGCCAAAACCGACGACAACATCAAAGGCATCTACCTTCGTCATGGAGGAATAAGTGGTGGCTACTCGGCGCTACACGAGATACGTGCCGCTTTGGAAGATTTCAAATCCAGTGGTAAATTTATCTACAGCTACGCAGAGTACATGCCTGAGGCCAATTACTACGTCGCGTCAGTCGCAGACGAGATCTACCTCAATCCCGCCGGTGGCATGGAATTCAACGGCTTGTCGGCCAACGTCTCTTTCTTCAAAGGACTATTAGACAAACTCGATATCGAGGCACAGATCTTCCGTGTAGGCACCTACAAAAGCGCCGTGGAACCGTTTTTCCGAAAAGACCTCAGTGAAGCCAACCGGGAGCAGATGACCTCATTCATCAACGACATCTACGACAATTACCTCCTCAATGTGAGTGAGACTCGTGGGATCGCACTGGACAAACTACGTGGAATATCGGATCAGATGCTTGCTCGTGAGCCAGAGGATGCACTCGAACTCGGCCTCATCACCGCCGTAGATTACGAAAACGGCATCAAAGACAAAATGAGAGAAGCGCTCGGTTTGGAGAAAGACGAGGACATCCAATCAATCAACCTGCAGGCATATGCCAAATCCAACTCACCTACCTACTCCTCCAACAAAGTGGCGGTCATCGTCGCAGAGGGTGAAATCGTATCAGGCAAAGGAGACACCGAAACGGTAGGCTCTGACAAATTCGTCAAAGCCATCCGAGATGCGCGCAAAAGCGACCGTGTCAAAGCAGTCGTCATACGCATCAACTCCCCTGGAGGATCGGCACTCGCTTCTGATGTGATGTGGAACGAAATCATGCTCACCAAAGCTGTAAAGCCTGTCATCGCTAGTATGTCTACGGTAGCAGCTTCGGGCGGATACTACATGGCCATGCCCTGCGACACGATCGTCGCTCAGCCTATGACCATCACTGGATCGATCGGTATCTTCGGGATGATCCCCAACATGGGCGGCTTCCTCGAAAACAAACTCGGCATCACCAATGACGGTGTGAGTACGGGAGAGTTTTCCAACCTATACCGTGTATCAAGCGCACTCAATGAAGGCGAAAAAGCCATCATCCAAAATATGGTAGAAAGCGGCTATGAGTCCTTTACCTCCAAAGCAGCTCAAGGCCGAAACATGAGCATCGATGATCTCAAGGCTGTAGCATCCGGTAGAGTATGGACAGGTGCACAGGCCAAAGAAAACGGATTGGTCGACGTACTCGGTAGCTACAACGACGCAGTAGAACTCGCTGCAAATGCTGCCAATCTCGACGGAGACTACATGATATCCTACTACCCTGCCCTCAAGACCAAGTGGGAGGAGCTCCTCGGCAGCATGGCCAACGAAGCGGAAGCCAGAATCATGAAAAACAAGTATGGCACCATGGCCGAATATGTCGAAAAAGTAAAAGAACTAGAATCTTACAAAGGTATTCAGGCGAGAATGCCATTTGAAATAGAAATTAAATAG
- the bioB gene encoding biotin synthase BioB, with amino-acid sequence MIIRNDWTREEITEIYNTPVMDLIYRAATVHRAYHDPNEVQVCTLLSVKTGGCPEDCAYCPQAARYHTDVKVEKLMDVDKVIKAAADAKEAGSTRFCMGAAWREVRDNRDFDKVLEMVKGVNTMGMEVCCTLGMLTEDQAEKLKDAGLYAYNHNLDTSEEHYEEIISTRTYDDRLDTLNNVRKAKISVCSGGIIGLGENHDDRVGMLHTLATLVEHPESVPVNALVPVEGTPLEDQPRVSIWEMIRMIATARIIMPTAMVRLSAGRVRMSVEEQAMCFLAGANSIFAGDKLLTTPNPEEDMDKQMFQTLNLKPRASFKDQEPAVEFKQIPEQQEA; translated from the coding sequence ATGATTATAAGAAACGATTGGACTAGAGAAGAAATCACGGAGATATACAACACGCCTGTCATGGACTTGATCTACCGCGCGGCGACCGTGCACAGAGCCTACCATGACCCCAACGAAGTGCAAGTATGTACGCTACTCTCTGTCAAAACGGGTGGATGCCCCGAAGACTGTGCCTATTGTCCGCAAGCAGCACGATATCATACGGATGTCAAAGTAGAGAAGCTCATGGACGTAGACAAGGTCATCAAAGCTGCGGCTGACGCCAAAGAAGCAGGAAGTACTAGATTCTGTATGGGTGCTGCCTGGAGAGAAGTTCGCGACAACAGGGATTTTGACAAAGTCCTCGAAATGGTCAAAGGTGTCAACACCATGGGTATGGAAGTATGCTGTACTCTCGGCATGCTGACCGAAGACCAAGCAGAGAAACTCAAAGACGCTGGGCTATACGCCTACAATCACAACCTAGACACCTCAGAGGAACACTACGAAGAGATCATCTCTACCCGTACCTATGACGACAGGCTAGATACCCTCAACAACGTGAGAAAGGCCAAAATATCAGTTTGTTCTGGCGGGATCATCGGATTGGGAGAAAACCACGACGACAGAGTCGGTATGCTACACACCCTCGCAACACTCGTCGAGCATCCTGAATCTGTCCCTGTCAATGCACTGGTACCTGTAGAAGGAACTCCACTCGAAGATCAGCCGAGAGTATCGATCTGGGAGATGATTCGAATGATCGCTACGGCACGTATCATCATGCCTACCGCTATGGTCAGACTATCCGCTGGCCGTGTCCGCATGAGTGTCGAAGAGCAAGCGATGTGCTTCCTCGCAGGAGCCAACTCGATCTTCGCAGGAGACAAGCTACTCACCACTCCAAACCCTGAGGAAGATATGGACAAGCAAATGTTCCAGACGCTGAACCTAAAACCACGAGCATCTTTCAAAGATCAAGAGCCAGCAGTAGAGTTCAAGCAAATTCCTGAGCAACAAGAGGCCTAA
- the katG gene encoding catalase/peroxidase HPI: MENNPSTDGNGKCPFMHGTLAHGAGGGSKNQDWWPNQLKLNILRQHSTLSNPMDEGFNYKEAFESLDLTAIKKDLTDLMTDSQDWWPADFGHYGPLFIRMAWHSAGTYRAGDGRGGAGSGSQRYAPLNSWPDNANLDKARRLLWPIKQKYGNKISWADLMILTGNVALESMGFKTFGFAGGREDVWQPEEDIYWGAESEWLGDKRYTGDRDLENPLAAVQMGLIYVNPEGPNGNPDPIAAAKDIRETFGRMAMNDEETVALIAGGHTFGKTHGAGDAALVGPEPEAAGIAEQGLGWTSSYGSGKAGDTITGGPEVTWTSTPTRWSNNFFWNLFGYEWELTKSPAGAHQWIAKDGAGKDSIPDAFDKSKRHAPTMLTTDLSLRFDPAYEKISRRFYENPDQFEDAFARAWFKLTHRDMGPRERYLGPEVPSEELLWQDPIPAVDHELIGEQEIASLKSKVLASGLSVSQLVSTAWASASTYRGSDMRGGANGARIRLAPQKYWEANNPSELSKVLGILEGIQKEFENTGKKVSLADLIVLAGCAGVEKAAKDAGHSLTVPFTPGRMDATQEDTEVESFAFLEPVADGFRNYQKKQFAVSTEELLVDKAQLLTLTAPEMTVLVGGMRVLGANYNQSKDGVFTDKPGTLTNDFFVNLLDMKTLWSATSDEESLFEGRERATGKVKWTATRADLVFGSNSELRGLAEVYGCEDSQDKFVKDFVSAWDKVMNLGRFNLN, from the coding sequence ATGGAAAACAATCCAAGCACAGATGGAAATGGCAAATGTCCCTTCATGCACGGCACCCTAGCACACGGTGCAGGTGGTGGTAGCAAAAACCAGGACTGGTGGCCCAATCAACTGAAATTAAACATCCTACGGCAACACTCCACATTGTCCAACCCGATGGACGAAGGGTTCAACTACAAGGAAGCCTTCGAAAGCTTAGACCTGACTGCAATCAAAAAAGACCTCACTGACCTGATGACCGACTCACAGGACTGGTGGCCCGCAGATTTTGGACACTACGGTCCCTTGTTTATCCGTATGGCTTGGCACAGTGCAGGTACCTATCGAGCAGGAGATGGGCGCGGTGGTGCAGGCAGTGGCAGCCAACGATATGCTCCACTCAATAGCTGGCCCGACAATGCCAACTTGGACAAAGCTCGTCGACTACTTTGGCCCATCAAACAAAAATACGGCAACAAAATATCATGGGCAGACTTGATGATACTGACAGGAAACGTCGCGCTCGAGTCCATGGGATTCAAGACCTTCGGATTTGCAGGAGGGCGTGAGGACGTCTGGCAACCCGAAGAAGACATCTACTGGGGAGCAGAATCCGAATGGCTCGGTGACAAGCGCTACACAGGTGATCGCGATCTTGAAAACCCACTCGCCGCAGTACAGATGGGACTGATCTATGTCAACCCAGAAGGCCCCAACGGCAACCCTGACCCCATTGCTGCAGCCAAGGATATTCGGGAGACTTTTGGCCGTATGGCCATGAACGACGAAGAAACAGTCGCACTCATCGCAGGAGGACATACCTTTGGCAAAACGCACGGTGCAGGAGACGCTGCCCTCGTAGGTCCCGAACCAGAAGCTGCCGGTATAGCAGAACAAGGACTGGGTTGGACCAGTAGCTACGGCAGTGGCAAAGCCGGAGACACCATCACTGGAGGTCCAGAAGTCACTTGGACATCTACACCGACTCGCTGGAGCAACAACTTCTTTTGGAATCTCTTTGGGTACGAATGGGAGCTCACCAAAAGTCCCGCAGGAGCGCACCAATGGATTGCCAAAGATGGGGCTGGCAAAGACTCAATCCCCGACGCTTTTGACAAATCAAAGCGGCACGCGCCGACGATGCTTACGACAGACTTGTCGCTACGATTCGACCCAGCCTACGAAAAAATATCGCGTCGATTCTATGAAAACCCGGATCAATTTGAAGACGCCTTTGCACGCGCTTGGTTCAAATTGACCCACCGTGACATGGGCCCTCGTGAGCGCTATTTGGGGCCAGAAGTACCCAGCGAAGAGCTCCTATGGCAGGACCCAATCCCTGCAGTAGATCACGAACTCATCGGCGAACAAGAAATTGCAAGCCTCAAAAGCAAGGTATTGGCTTCTGGACTCTCTGTCTCACAGCTCGTCAGTACTGCCTGGGCCTCCGCATCGACCTACCGTGGATCAGACATGCGTGGTGGGGCCAACGGAGCACGTATCCGGCTCGCTCCTCAAAAATACTGGGAAGCCAACAACCCCTCTGAGTTATCCAAGGTACTTGGTATCCTAGAAGGAATCCAAAAGGAGTTTGAGAATACTGGCAAAAAAGTATCACTGGCCGACCTCATCGTCCTAGCGGGATGTGCAGGGGTAGAAAAAGCAGCCAAGGATGCAGGACACTCGCTGACTGTACCATTCACTCCTGGACGCATGGATGCTACACAGGAAGACACAGAGGTTGAATCATTCGCCTTCCTAGAGCCTGTAGCAGACGGATTCCGCAACTACCAGAAGAAGCAGTTCGCGGTATCCACAGAAGAGCTACTGGTAGATAAGGCTCAACTATTGACACTGACCGCACCCGAAATGACCGTGCTCGTCGGAGGCATGCGTGTATTGGGAGCGAACTACAATCAGTCCAAGGACGGGGTGTTTACTGACAAACCAGGCACCCTCACCAATGATTTCTTTGTCAACTTACTCGACATGAAAACACTCTGGTCGGCTACTTCTGACGAAGAGAGCCTTTTTGAAGGACGTGAGCGTGCTACCGGCAAAGTGAAGTGGACTGCTACTCGTGCGGATCTGGTATTCGGCTCCAACTCGGAATTGCGTGGACTGGCAGAAGTATACGGCTGTGAGGATTCGCAAGACAAGTTCGTCAAGGACTTTGTCTCGGCTTGGGACAAAGTCATGAACCTCGGTCGGTTTAACCTCAATTGA